Genomic DNA from Salinibacterium sp. NK8237:
CCGCGGCAGCAAGAACTGCGAGGTGATTATCTTTAGCCATCACGGCATCCGAGAGGCTAAAGCGGTGATTGTGGCCACCACCCGAGCGAACGGCGTGACGCTCCAGCGCGCGAAGCCCCGGAGTCGTCTTGCGGGTGTCAACTACCCGGGCGTGAGTGCCGACGACTTGCGCCACGTACGCCGCGGTCTGGGTGGCGATTCCCGACATCCGCTGGCTGAGGTTGAGAGCGATGCGCTCCGCCCGCAGAACAGCGCGGGCGTTACCGGAGACGGATGCAAGTTGCTGGCCGGCGGTGAACGAGTCGCCGTCACTGGCCTGCAGCGTGACCTCAGCCTGAGCATCCACCAGCTGGAAGGTGCGAGCGAAGACATCGAGGCCACTGGCGACCCCCGCCTCACGCGCATTGAGAACAGCGGTGGCGGTGGCGTCTTCGGGCACGAACGCATCGCTCGTGATGTCACCCCACGGCGCATCTTCGGCGAGGGCCATCAGGATGACATTGTCAACGAGCTGCTGATTCATCGCTTGATCGTTTCTGCT
This window encodes:
- the nadC gene encoding carboxylating nicotinate-nucleotide diphosphorylase, which gives rise to MNQQLVDNVILMALAEDAPWGDITSDAFVPEDATATAVLNAREAGVASGLDVFARTFQLVDAQAEVTLQASDGDSFTAGQQLASVSGNARAVLRAERIALNLSQRMSGIATQTAAYVAQVVGTHARVVDTRKTTPGLRALERHAVRSGGGHNHRFSLSDAVMAKDNHLAVLAAAGIDLGEAIRQARARIGHTTHLEVEVDRLDQVETVVSAGVDTIMLDNFSLEDLRAGVELVAGRAIVEASGGVNLDTIAAIAATGVDVISVGALTHSVRSLDLGLDIAVSAAHQ